Proteins from a single region of bacterium:
- a CDS encoding RNA polymerase sigma-54 factor, whose translation MQQPRLDLRLTQRLVLTPTLQQAIKLLQYSRQELVQYIRQELLENPTLEEVLAEPIGPALEAKTPAAAAPAEPEAAPSPDGDDESWTRYLESYAESYEPRGGGEEAP comes from the coding sequence ATGCAGCAGCCGCGCCTCGACCTGCGCCTGACCCAGCGGCTGGTCCTCACGCCGACGCTGCAGCAGGCGATCAAGCTGCTGCAGTACTCGCGCCAGGAGCTTGTCCAGTACATCCGCCAGGAGCTGCTGGAGAATCCGACGCTCGAGGAGGTGCTCGCCGAGCCGATCGGGCCGGCGCTCGAGGCCAAGACGCCGGCGGCGGCCGCGCCGGCCGAGCCCGAGGCCGCGCCCTCGCCGGACGGCGACGACGAGAGCTGGACGCGCTACCTGGAGAGCTACGCCGAGTCGTACGAGCCGCGCGGCGGCGGCGAGGAGGCGCCGG